DNA sequence from the Blastomonas fulva genome:
AATGGCACTGGGAACGTGAACTGGCGCAAGGAGCATCAGAGGACGATATTCGCGACTATCCGACCATTCAGTTGATCTCGGCCATGCGCCGTTGGGTCGATGAAGGCAGACCCTTATAGAGCAAGATTGACATTACAAACCAATTAGGTTATACATCACCCGCCTCCGTACCAAATCTGCCCGGTACGGACTCAAGGCACGTGCTTTCCCGGGATTATCCGGGGGCGGCGGGTTGGGGCTGGTGGGTGGGCTTTTCGCGAGAGCCGGACACCCATTGGACAAGCCGAACCCAGGCGGCAGACGGTCAGCTGTGCGGCAGCTTTGGATTTCCTTCCTCGCCGCACACCGGTCTCGGCCGGGAGCCACCGAAAGCGCAAGATGGAAGGACCATCAGCCCTTGGCGGGATGAGGCTTAGCACCAGATCACCCGCCAGTCCGCCGCACGCATCCGGTTTCGACCGGACCGTCCCCGGCCCGCCGCCCTGCGCGCGCTTGTCTGTGTTTTCAGGAACAGGAAGGGTGCGCGCGCAAATCCAACAGGGGTTTGGCCTCTGTCGTACTGGCCTCTTGCGTCATTCCCGCGAAGGCGGGAATCCCGCTATTGCGCCGACGCTCGAGCAGAAGCGGGACCCCCGCCTTCGCGGGGGTGACGGGGATGTTGGGCTGGCGTGGGTGCGGGGCCTTCGACAGGCTCAGGCTGAGCGGATGTCGGGTGCGGCTGGAGCGGGAGGCAGCGTGCGACGCCCCCCTCACCTGCCGAACTCGGGCCGTCCCATCGCGCGGCCGTAGAGCGAGGCGTAGCGTTCGATCATCTTGCGCTCGTCGAACTCGGCCTCGGCCTTCGCCCGGTTGGCGGCGCCCAGCGAGGCGCGCAGCGCGGGGTCGCTGGCGAGGCGCCGCAGATTGTCGATCAGCCCCGCTTCGCTGCCGGGCTCGCCCAGCAGGCTCGCGTTGTCGGGTGCGACCATGTGCGCGACATCGCCCACCATCGGCGCTGCCACCGGCAGCCCGGCGGCCATTGCCTCCATCACCGAGATCGGCTGCTGCTCGCTGTCCGAGGACAGAGCGAAGATATCGAACAGCCCGATATAGCGCGCGGGGTTCTTGAGGAAGCCCGGCATCAGCAGCCGGTCGGAGAGGCCGACGCGCGCGGCCTCGGCCTCGATCGCTGTGCGCTCGGGCCCCTCGCCCACGATCACCAGCCGCACCGGCATGTCGAGCGCGGCGACCGCGCGCACCAGCCGCGGCAGGTTCTTGACCGCGCGAAGGCCTGCAAGCGTGCCGATGACGATCTCGCCATCGCGCCGCTGGAAGCCGGGCAGCGCGCCGCGCTGCGGGCGCTTGGCATAGGCTGCGATATCGATGCCGTTGGCGATCCGCCGCACCCGGCTGTCGGGCTGCTTCCATACGTCGTACGCGATCCGCTCGAGCGTGTGCGAGGGCACCACCAAGGCCTCGGTGCGCGCAAGGCCGACGATGCGGAACCAGTTGCGCTTGCGCTTGAGCCGCACCGCCTCGTCCTCGTTGAAGCCATCCTCGTGATGGATCACAGGTGGCAGCGGCGTGGTGCCTGCAAAGATGGTGCGCGCCATCACGCCATCCATCGCGCCCCAGTTGTAGCTGCAGATGAGGTCGAACTGTTTGAAATACTCGACGAACACCCGGTAGCGCGCGATGCTGGGCTTGCCCGCCAGCGAGGGCGCATCGGTCGGGAAATCGGCGCGGATGCCCGGCGCGATCGCGGCGCGCGCGCCCAGCGCCCCGGGCACCGCGGTCAGGATGGTGTGGTGCGCCGCGCCGCCGAAATAATTCATCAGCCGAACCGCGCGCGCCTCCTTGCCGCCCAGATCGAACGTGCTGTGCAGGTGCAGGATACGCGCCGGGTTGAACGTGGGCTTGATGGGAGGCTTCATAAGCGCGGGGCTATAACCGCTCAGGCCTGGGTCGCAAGCGCCATGGCATCAACCTCGCCGAGCAATGTGGCGATCGCGTCAGCCACCTCGGGCTCCTCGAGCGAGGGCGCATGGCCCTTGTTCGCGACCGTGAGCAGACGGCCCTGCGGCAGCACGCCCAGCATCCGCTGCGCGGTATCCACGCTGAACAGATCGGACATCGCGCCGCGCACGATCAGCACCGGCACCGGGGCGAGCCCCGCCAGCGTCGGCCACAGATCGACCCCCGCCTCGCCGCCGGGCACCGCAAAGGGCTCGGCGATCTTCATGTCGTAATCATAGACGATGCGCCCGCCCGGCCCGACCTTCATCGCCTTCTTGGCCATGTCCAGCCAGTCGCTGACGCTGTTGCCCGGAAACACCGCGCCCTGCACTTCGGACAGCGCACGCGCCGCGTGCATCCATGTGGGGAACGAACGTCCCTGGCCGACATAATCGCGGATCCGCGCCAGCCCTGCCGGCTCGATCTGCGGGCCGACATCGTTGAGCAGCGCGCCGACCACGCGCCCGGGCCGGGTCGAGGCGAGCAGCATGGTGATGAGGCCACCCAGCGAGGTGCCGATCGAAACGAAGCGCTCGATCTTCTGCTCCTGCAGCAGCGCCTCCATGTCCTGCACATAGGTCAGCGGCACATAGCTCATCGGGTCCTTAGCATAAGCGCTGTCGCCGCGGCCGCGCAGATCGACGCAGATCACCCGCCAGTCGCCAGCCAGCTTTGCTGCGACCTGCTCGAAATCGCGCGCGTTGCGGGTGAGCCCGGGGATGCAGATCACCGGCGGGCGGTGCGCGTTTTCCGGTCGTGCGGGATAGTCGCGAAAATGCAGCCGCAAGCCGTCGTTCGACCACCAGAAACCGTCGCTATAGGGTATATCGGGCTTGGTCATGGTTGCGCGGGCTCCGTTTGAACCCCACTATCGCTGGATGACATCAGAACCGCAAGCCGCTTCCACCCGCGCCGACCCGGCGATCCTGTCCATCGCCGATGCCATCGCCCATCCGGTCAAGGCGGCGGATTTCCCGCAGACGCTGCTGCGCTTCCGCAACGACCGGCATGCCGCGACGGTGGGGCTGGACGGGCTCGACGATGCGGCCTGGGCGCGGCACTTCGGGCGGTTCGAACCCCTGCCCGGCAACCTGCCGCAGCCGCTGGCGCTCGCCTATCACGGCCACCAGTTCCGCAATTATAACCCGCAGATCGGCGACGGACGCGGGTTCCTGTTCGCGCAGGTCCGCGATGATGCCGGGCGGTTGCTCGACCTGGGGACCAAGGGATCGGGGCAGACCCCGTTCAGCCGCGATGGCGACGGGCGGCTGACGCTCAAGGGGGCGGTACGCGAGATCCTGGCGACCGAGATGCTCGAGGCTTTGGGGGTACACACCTCCAAGACCTTCTCGGTGATCGAGACCGGCGAGGAACTGTGGCGCGGCGACGAGCCCTCGCCCACCCGCTCGGCGGTGCTGGTGCGGTTGAGCCACAGCCATATCCGCTTCGGCACCTTCCAGCGGATCGCGTACGAGGACGATGCCGACAAGATGCGGCGCGTCGTGCGCTATGCGCTCGATACGCTCTACGATGGCCGCACCGGCGACAATGACGCGGCGCTGCTGCTGACCCTTGCAGTCGAGCGGATGGCCGATCTGGCGGCGAGCTACATGGTCGCAGGCTTCGTCCACGGCGTGCTCAACACCGACAACATGAACATTACCGGCGAAAGCTTCGATTATGGCCCATGGCGGTTCGCGCCGACCTGGCAGCCGGGGTTCACCGCGGCCTATTTCGACCATTCGGGGCTGTATGCCTTTGCCCGCCAGCCCGAGGCGATCCACTGGAACCTCGGCCAGCTCGCGGTTGCGCTGCGGCTGATCAGCGAGGCCCCGCCGCTGATCGCCGCGCTAGAACGCTTCGGGCCGCTCTACCAGCAGGCGCTGGTGCGGCGCGTTTGCTGGCGGCTGGGGGTCGCAAGCCAGGGGGTCGAGGCCGACCGCCATCTGGTCGCCGCCGCCGAGGCAGTGATGATGCAGGGCGGCGTCAGCATCGACGCCTTCTTCTTCGCGTGGATGGGCGATGCGATGCCCGAATGCCCGGCGGAACTGCTCGGCACCGAGGGCGAGGCACTGTGGGCGGCATTCGGTGCGGTCAAAGCGGGTTATGCGCCGGTGCGGGCTCGGACCCACGCCTATTGGCAGGGTGCGGCGCCGCAATCGATGCTCATCGACGAGGTCGAGAGCATCTGGGCCGCCATCGCCGAGCGCGACGACTGGGGGCCGCTGTTTGCCAAGGTCGATGCGGTCAGGGCGATGGGGGATGCGCTGAAGGGCTGAAAATCTTCTCCGGCCCTACTAAAGAGCGCAGCCGCTCTTCAACCGTCATCCTGAACCGGATGGTCTTCTTCGCTAACCCAACCACACCATCGCAGCGTGGATCGTCAGCCCCACCAGCCCGCCGACCAGAGTGCCGTTGATGCGGATGAACTGGAGGTCCTTGCCCACTGCAGTCTCGACCCGGTCGGTGATCGTGCGCGCATCCCAGCGGTGCACGGTTTCGGACACCAGCCGGACGATCTGGTCACCATAGCGGTTGGAAATGCCCACCAAGGTGCGCCGGGCGAAGCGGTTGATCTGCATCTGCATCCGCGCATCGGTCTGCAGCGCCTCGCCGATCTGGCGCAGGCCGTCGCCGAACTGGCCCGAGAGCGCGTGATCGGGGTTGCGCGCGGCGCGGATCAGCGCGGTGCGGCTGCGCTCCCAAAGCCCGTCGAGCCAGCGCGCCATCGCCGGGTTGGCCAGCATCTCGGTCTTGATGTCGGCGACCTTGCCCTGCATCTCGGGATCGTTGAGCAGCCGGTACGCCATCGTCTCCAGCCCCTCTTCGACCTTGTGGCGCAGCGGATGGTTGGTGTCCTCGGCCATGTCGAACAGCAGGTTGTGCAGCCCGTCGACGATGCCGGTGGCGAGCCGTTCGTCGAGCCCGGTCCAGCGCATGATCGAATTGGCACGGCTGCGTACCATGTCGCGCAGCAGCTCTTCATTGGCGAACAGCGTGCGCTGGGTCCATTTGATGATGCCGTCCATCAGCGGCAGGTGGCGGTTGTCGGCGATCGCCGCGCTCAGGATCTGGCCGAGCAGCGGCGCGACATCGAGCTTGTCGAGCTGGACCCTCAGCGCCTCCTTGGCGTTGCCGCCGAGCCGGTCCTGATCGAGGGATTCGAGCACGTCGGCGATCATGTTCGATGCGCCCAGCCGCAGCCGTCCCTCGCCGCCGGTGGGTTGGACGAGGAACCGCCCGGCAGCGCCCGCAACATTCATGCTGCGCATCCGCCGCGCGACCACCAGAGGCGTCAGGAAATTGCTGCGCAGAAACTGCGCCATAGTGTCGCCGATGCGGTCCTTGTTGCGCGGGATGATCGCGGTGTGCGGGATTGGCAGGCCGAGCGGATGGCGGAACAGCGCGGTGACCGCAAACCAGTCGGCCAGCCCGCCGACCATCGCCGCCTCGGCAAAGGCGCGGACATAGCCCCAGCGCGCATCGACATGCCCTTCGGCCCAGTGGGTGGCGAGGAACACGCCTGCCATCACCACGAGCATACCGGTGGCGATGGCGCGGATGCGCCATGCCGGGTCAGCGCTTCTTGGCAAGACGCTGGCTGTCATGACCGACGCCCGCCGCTCACTCCGCAGGCTGAATCCCGTGCGGGCGACCACCCGCCATCAGCGCCTCGTCATCGGCATTGTCGCCGGGCTTGTAGGTGAGGAACTTGGTGCGCAGCCACGGTCCGACGCGCTTTTCGACGCCATCGGCCAGGCTGAAGCCCGCCGGAACGATGATCAGGGTCAGCAGCGTAGAGACGATCAGCCCGCCGATCACCACAATGCCCATCGGCGCGCGCCAGGCCCCATCGCCCGAAAGCGACAAGGCGGTGGGCACCATCCCTGCGGTCATCGCCACCGTGGTCATCACGATCGGCTGCGCACGCTTGTGCCCGGCCTCGAGGATCGCCTCGAGCTTGGGCACCCCGCGCTGCATTTCCTCGATGGCAAAGTCGATCAGCAGGATCGAGTTCTTGGACACGATCCCCAGCAGCATCAGCACCCCGATCAACACCGGCATCGAAAGCGGTTGGCCAAGCACCCAGATCAGGAAGATACCGCCCAAAGGCGCGAGCGCCAGGGAGCCCATATTGACCAAGGGCGACATCAGCCGCTTGTAGAGCAGCACCAGCACCGCGAACACCAGCAGCACGCCCGAGACCAGCGCAATCACGAAGTTGATCGCAAGCTCTGCCTGCCATTCCTGTTCGCCAAAGGGCTTGTTGCCCACGCCCGTCGGCAGGTTCTTCATGATCGGCAGGTTGTTGATCGCAGTCATCGCCTCACCGGTGACCACGCCCGGCGCCAGATCCACCCCGATGAACACGCGGCGTTCCTGGTTGTAGCGCTGGATGGTGGTCGGGCCGGAGCCGAACGAGATGTCCGCCACCCGGCTGAGCGGCACCGAGCCGCCCGCTGCGGTCTGCACCGGCAGGTTCTGGATGGTGTTGAAATCGTTGCGCGATTCCTTGGGCAGCACGACGCGGATCTGGATCTGGCGATCAGACAGCGAGAATTTCGCCGCATTCTGCTCGATCTCGCCCAGGGTCGCGATACGGATCGCCTGGCTGAGCGCTGCGGTGGTGATGCCCAGCTGGGCAGCCAGGTCGGCGCGCGGCTTGATGATGATTTCCGGACGGCGCATGTCGGCGTTGACGCGCGGGCCGGTGACCTGCTTGAGCCCCTTCATCTGCTCGACCAGCGTGCCAGCCGTGGCGTAAAGCTGATCGGGATTGGAACCGGTCAGCATGACCGAAATGTCGCGGTTGGTGCCGCCGCCGCCCGATTGCGAGGCGAAGGTCACCCGGGCATCGGGGATGCTTTGCAGCGTCTTGGCGAGATTGCGCTCGAACTCGATCGAAGTCTTCTCGCGCTCCTTCTTCAGCGTCACGAAAATCGTGCCATTGCCTTCGCGGATGCGGATCAGCGCGAGTTCCACCTCGGGCTGCTGGTACATGATCGCGGCCACCTTGTCGGCGACGACCTCGGTCTGCTCGAGCGTGGTGCCCGGCACCATCTCGATCTGGATGCGGCTGTTGTCCTCGTCGGTCGTCGGCTGGAACTGCGCCGGGGTGCTGGCGAACAGCACGATGGTGATGAGGAATGCCAGCAGGCCAACCCCCATCATCCACATCCGGTGGTCCAGGAACATCGAGACGAGCTTGCGGCCGAAGCTGGGCTTTTCGCCGCGAAAGGCCTGCGCGCGGCTCTTATCGAGCGACCAGTCGAGCAGCCGCATATAGCGGTCCATCAGCTTGCCTTCGCCATGCGCGGCGTGGCCCTTGGCCTCCAGGAAATAAGCCGCGACCATCGGCGTGATCATGCGTGCGACGGCAAGGCTCATCAGCACCGAGACGACGACGGTGATGCCGAAGTTCTTGAAGAACTGGCCCGAAATGCCGGGCATCAGGCCGACGGGCAGGAACACCGCGACGATGCAGAACGAGGTCGCGACCACTGCCAGGCCGATCTCGTCGGCAGCATCGATCGACGCCTGATAGGCCGATTTGCCCATGCGCATATGCCGGACGATATTCTCGATCTCCACGATCGCGTCATCGACCAGCACGCCCGCCACCAGCCCCAGCGCGAGCAGCGAGAGGAAGTTGAGGTTGAAGCCCAGCAGATCCATGAACCAGAAGGTCGGGATCGCCGACAACGGAATCGCGATCGCCGAGATGATCGTCGCGCGCCAGTCGCGCAGGAAGAAGAACACCACGACCACCGCGAGCACCGCGCCCTCGATCATCGATGCGATAGAACTTTCATATTGGCCCTTGGTGTAATCGACGCTCGAGCCCAGCCGGATGAACCGCACCCCGGGGTTCTGCGCCTTGAGTTCGTCCATCGCCTTGACCGCCTCGTCATAGACGGTGACATCGGAAGCGCCCTTGGACCGGGTCATCGCGAAGTTGACGACCTCCTTGTTGCGCACCTTGCTGATCGAGGTCGGCTCGCCAAAGCCATCGGTTACGGTGGCGACATCGGTCAGCTTGATCGTGCGGCCGCCGCCCAGCGGCACCTGCATCTGCGACAGCTCGAACGCGGTATCGGCATTGCCCAGCACGCGCAGCGACTGCTTGGTGCCGCCGACATCGGCGCGGCCGCCTGCGGCATCGACGTTGATCTGACGCAACGCATTGTTGACGACGCTCGCGGTCACGCCCAGGGCCTGCATCCGCGCGGGATCGAGCACCACCCGGATTTCGCGGTCGACCCCGCCGAAACGGTCGACCTCAGCCATGCCGTCGATCGCCAGCAGCCGCTTGGTCACGGTGTCATCGACGAACCAGCTGAGCTGCTCGATGGTCATGTCATCGGCTTCGACCGCGAAATAGGCGATCGGCTCGCCGGTGGCATCCACCTTGGTCACCGAAGGCTCGAGAATGCCTTCGGGCAGGCTGCCGCGAATCTGGTCGACCGAATTCTTGACCTCGTTCACCGCCTCGATGGTGTCGGTGCCGATCTCGAACTCGACAAAGGTGCTCGAGCTGCCTTCACTCGCGGTCGAGCTGATGTTCTTGACGCCGTTGATCGAGCGCACCGCAGCTTCGATGCGCTGGGTGATCTGGTTCTCGATCTCGGTGGGCGCAGCACCGGGCTGCGAGATGCTGATCTGGACTGCAGGGAAATCGATGTCGGGCTGGTTGACGACATCCATCCGCATGAAGCTGAGGATGCCCGCGAACAGCAGGCCCGTGAAAAAGACGAGCGGGATGATGGGGTTGCGGATCGACCAGGCCGATATGTTCCGGAAGTTCATCGCTTAATCCTCAACCCGCCGGAAATCCGGCCTGCTTTCAGTTACGTCGTGTCAATACGGCCAGATGCACGCGCCATGCAAGCAATGCCGTCCCCAGACCGGTCAACTGCAGAGCCTGCTCGACCAACGCCTGTCGCGGTTCGACGACCGTCAATGGCGCGGGGTGCCTCCGGCCCTGCCGATCAGCCGGCCTTGGCGCCCTGCATCTGCGGCCGCACCGTCTCGCCGGGGTTCAGGAACCCGCCAGCGTAGAGCACGACGCGCTCCTTGCCGGTAATTCCCGAAGCGATGGCGATGCCGCGCGGGGTCACCGTTCCGGTGGTCACGTTGCGCCGCTCGACCTTGTTGTCCTTGCCCACGACATAGACATAGCTGCCCTTGTCGTCGCTGAGCACCGCTGATTCGGGCAGCACCGGCGATTGCGACGATCCGCTGATCACCGCTGCGCTGGCAAAACCGCCAGGGCGAAGCGCCTTGTCATAGCCAAGCGCGATCCGCGCGATTCCCTGGCGCGAGGTTTCGTTGATGACGGGTGCGAGCTGCCAGACCT
Encoded proteins:
- a CDS encoding DUF445 domain-containing protein; translated protein: MTASVLPRSADPAWRIRAIATGMLVVMAGVFLATHWAEGHVDARWGYVRAFAEAAMVGGLADWFAVTALFRHPLGLPIPHTAIIPRNKDRIGDTMAQFLRSNFLTPLVVARRMRSMNVAGAAGRFLVQPTGGEGRLRLGASNMIADVLESLDQDRLGGNAKEALRVQLDKLDVAPLLGQILSAAIADNRHLPLMDGIIKWTQRTLFANEELLRDMVRSRANSIMRWTGLDERLATGIVDGLHNLLFDMAEDTNHPLRHKVEEGLETMAYRLLNDPEMQGKVADIKTEMLANPAMARWLDGLWERSRTALIRAARNPDHALSGQFGDGLRQIGEALQTDARMQMQINRFARRTLVGISNRYGDQIVRLVSETVHRWDARTITDRVETAVGKDLQFIRINGTLVGGLVGLTIHAAMVWLG
- a CDS encoding protein adenylyltransferase SelO family protein, producing MTSEPQAASTRADPAILSIADAIAHPVKAADFPQTLLRFRNDRHAATVGLDGLDDAAWARHFGRFEPLPGNLPQPLALAYHGHQFRNYNPQIGDGRGFLFAQVRDDAGRLLDLGTKGSGQTPFSRDGDGRLTLKGAVREILATEMLEALGVHTSKTFSVIETGEELWRGDEPSPTRSAVLVRLSHSHIRFGTFQRIAYEDDADKMRRVVRYALDTLYDGRTGDNDAALLLTLAVERMADLAASYMVAGFVHGVLNTDNMNITGESFDYGPWRFAPTWQPGFTAAYFDHSGLYAFARQPEAIHWNLGQLAVALRLISEAPPLIAALERFGPLYQQALVRRVCWRLGVASQGVEADRHLVAAAEAVMMQGGVSIDAFFFAWMGDAMPECPAELLGTEGEALWAAFGAVKAGYAPVRARTHAYWQGAAPQSMLIDEVESIWAAIAERDDWGPLFAKVDAVRAMGDALKG
- a CDS encoding glycosyltransferase family 4 protein, giving the protein MKPPIKPTFNPARILHLHSTFDLGGKEARAVRLMNYFGGAAHHTILTAVPGALGARAAIAPGIRADFPTDAPSLAGKPSIARYRVFVEYFKQFDLICSYNWGAMDGVMARTIFAGTTPLPPVIHHEDGFNEDEAVRLKRKRNWFRIVGLARTEALVVPSHTLERIAYDVWKQPDSRVRRIANGIDIAAYAKRPQRGALPGFQRRDGEIVIGTLAGLRAVKNLPRLVRAVAALDMPVRLVIVGEGPERTAIEAEAARVGLSDRLLMPGFLKNPARYIGLFDIFALSSDSEQQPISVMEAMAAGLPVAAPMVGDVAHMVAPDNASLLGEPGSEAGLIDNLRRLASDPALRASLGAANRAKAEAEFDERKMIERYASLYGRAMGRPEFGR
- a CDS encoding efflux RND transporter permease subunit; translated protein: MNFRNISAWSIRNPIIPLVFFTGLLFAGILSFMRMDVVNQPDIDFPAVQISISQPGAAPTEIENQITQRIEAAVRSINGVKNISSTASEGSSSTFVEFEIGTDTIEAVNEVKNSVDQIRGSLPEGILEPSVTKVDATGEPIAYFAVEADDMTIEQLSWFVDDTVTKRLLAIDGMAEVDRFGGVDREIRVVLDPARMQALGVTASVVNNALRQINVDAAGGRADVGGTKQSLRVLGNADTAFELSQMQVPLGGGRTIKLTDVATVTDGFGEPTSISKVRNKEVVNFAMTRSKGASDVTVYDEAVKAMDELKAQNPGVRFIRLGSSVDYTKGQYESSIASMIEGAVLAVVVVFFFLRDWRATIISAIAIPLSAIPTFWFMDLLGFNLNFLSLLALGLVAGVLVDDAIVEIENIVRHMRMGKSAYQASIDAADEIGLAVVATSFCIVAVFLPVGLMPGISGQFFKNFGITVVVSVLMSLAVARMITPMVAAYFLEAKGHAAHGEGKLMDRYMRLLDWSLDKSRAQAFRGEKPSFGRKLVSMFLDHRMWMMGVGLLAFLITIVLFASTPAQFQPTTDEDNSRIQIEMVPGTTLEQTEVVADKVAAIMYQQPEVELALIRIREGNGTIFVTLKKEREKTSIEFERNLAKTLQSIPDARVTFASQSGGGGTNRDISVMLTGSNPDQLYATAGTLVEQMKGLKQVTGPRVNADMRRPEIIIKPRADLAAQLGITTAALSQAIRIATLGEIEQNAAKFSLSDRQIQIRVVLPKESRNDFNTIQNLPVQTAAGGSVPLSRVADISFGSGPTTIQRYNQERRVFIGVDLAPGVVTGEAMTAINNLPIMKNLPTGVGNKPFGEQEWQAELAINFVIALVSGVLLVFAVLVLLYKRLMSPLVNMGSLALAPLGGIFLIWVLGQPLSMPVLIGVLMLLGIVSKNSILLIDFAIEEMQRGVPKLEAILEAGHKRAQPIVMTTVAMTAGMVPTALSLSGDGAWRAPMGIVVIGGLIVSTLLTLIIVPAGFSLADGVEKRVGPWLRTKFLTYKPGDNADDEALMAGGRPHGIQPAE
- a CDS encoding alpha/beta fold hydrolase, whose amino-acid sequence is MTKPDIPYSDGFWWSNDGLRLHFRDYPARPENAHRPPVICIPGLTRNARDFEQVAAKLAGDWRVICVDLRGRGDSAYAKDPMSYVPLTYVQDMEALLQEQKIERFVSIGTSLGGLITMLLASTRPGRVVGALLNDVGPQIEPAGLARIRDYVGQGRSFPTWMHAARALSEVQGAVFPGNSVSDWLDMAKKAMKVGPGGRIVYDYDMKIAEPFAVPGGEAGVDLWPTLAGLAPVPVLIVRGAMSDLFSVDTAQRMLGVLPQGRLLTVANKGHAPSLEEPEVADAIATLLGEVDAMALATQA